The genomic stretch ttttaatCTCCAAGGAGAGTAATGAAACCGACCATTACGTTACGTCCTCGTTACTCCCacttgcaaaaagcaaatgaaacttTGAAGGAGGCGCCTCTCGGATTGCGAATCGGCCCGTtgactttacccaaaaaaattcacacaaaaactacttttttacAGAAAACATGTGACGATCGTTGATTTCGATCCGACACTTGCTCCCGAATGATTACAATGATTCCGTCATTAAGATCGATTTCTAATGATTCCGTCAAATTTAGTGCATTTAAAACGCGTAAAAATCGGTTATTCCGATCTTCTTACCCATGAATGATTAGAATGATTCCGTTACTAAAATTTGGTTTCTCATGATTCTGCACAGAAGTTACTTTTTTCAGAAAACTTGTTTATGAGTTATTAGAATGATTCCGTTATAAAAATCAAATCCTCACGATTCCATCATGCCTAGTGCAGTATTTAATATCCCGAAGTCTGTTCTTTCACAACCATCCTTCGAGAGCACGCGCCGCGCGCCCGCTGCGAGATTGCTTTTTCGAGACCCGGCAATTTTATTTATTAGTTAAACGCTTAAGATGATCGATTATAGATTCTGTGAATCagtttttcatttctatttacagaaaagagaaataatttaGTCTCCATTTTCACAAGCGTAAGTCCATTTTTTGAGCTACTAGTCCCCCCTCTTCTTTCTCAGTGCCGTTGCCTCAGGcggaaacgacgacgcttctccCCGGGGCTGGCACGAGAGAAATGAGAAAGCTGCGATTCCTTTCTTCCCCGATGATGCAGAGGTTTTAAATCGGCGGATTCCAAGTCCTCGATCAGAAGCTTTCGATCCTCTTCGATTCGGAGCCATTCCACCCCGCGATCTCCCGTCGCTCTCCGCAGCCGCGGTCGACTCGATGACGCTAATGAAGTAGCGGGGAGCCGAAAACCCTAATCGCTTCTCGCTCTTCCGAGATCCCTTTTCGCGGGCTGTCGGCAGATGGCGGATCATGAGGACGAGGACCTGAAGATGGCGCTGCGCCTGAGCATGCAGCACTCGCCGCCGGAGCCCAAGCGGAGCAAGCCGAGGGACGCCGCCGGAGCCTCGTCGCCGGAAGACAGCCGCCGGCTGCAGAGGGAGCTCATGGCCGCGGCGGCCGAGAAGAGGTTGCTGGCTGCGAGGAGCGCCGGAGCGTCGTCGCCTactccgtcgccgtcgccgtcgccagTGTCGACGCCGAATAATGAGAAGCCTAAGCCTCTATCGAGAAGAGAGGGCCAATTCGGAGTGGAAGATGGCCGAACTGGGAGAGAACTGTCGAGTGAAGAAGCATATCAGTTGTTCTCGATGGTTTTTGGGGGCGACGTTTCGAAAGGAATTCTCGCTCAGTGGAGTAATCAAGGAATAAGGTATGGGATGCAGGCGACTGAAATGTGCTGAATTCTTTTCTGATTGTTCTGTGCTATCGATCATAGCTAATCCCAGGAACCCTAATATTATTCTCGTGATTCGATGTAATTAGGAATGGTTTTTGTTCTATGAGTACAAATCTGTGAGTTTGAACGAGTTGTATTGTTCAAATCCTAATAATGTTTTATAACAGAAATGGCATTGGTATTGGATCTATTCATTTGGatttctttgtcaatttttgCATATATGTTTCGCATTTGGTTTATAAGCTGAGTATGGAGTAAGCATATGATTAGACAGTGCGACTAAGTAGTTGTTTAGAATTTGGGAGTTCAACATCTCTTTGTGGTTCCTTTGTAGCCATAGTTAATGTTTATTATCTGCTCACTCTTCCTTTGAGGTCAATAAGGAAACATAAAGTTGACTAAGATAGTTTTGTGATGTCTTTAGAACTAAGAGAGGCATCATAGTGATTGCATTGGAAGTGAATTTAAAAATTGTGATATGCCTTGAGTTGGTGCGCTTGCATCATTTGCATCAAACATCTCCTCATGTTGATTATGCATCATCAATTCTGTGTTTAAAGGAAAATCAGGCAATGTGCTTTAAACGATTCCTCGGGGACACATTGTGGATAATTGAAAGCTGTATTTCTGTCGCTTTTATTTGCATGTCGTTTTTTCACTTAGCAatagaagggaaagaaaaatgttgCTAGTCGGTTTGTGAGCTAAGTATGGAGTATATAAGCAAAGATGCTTATGGATAATCTTTTAAAGGCTTGATGTCGACTGCATTGCTTTGTTTTTGCTGCTGCCATACTGCAGCATTAGATTGTAAGTTACCTGCTCTACTTATGCTTCACTTGATGTCAAGGCAATAAAAAGAATAGTAAGGTGGTTTTAGGATGTGTCTTTGGAAGAAAGAGATCATAGTGGTAAATCAAAGTTGGAATGCATTTTTGACTCCAGTTAGCAATCCATGTTGACATGCCTATCTGCTTTTAAAAATCTTGTTTTACAATTCCTTGTGGCAAATATGGAGCGAAAGGAAGATATTTAGTGGAAACGAGAATTAACTTTTTAGTGATGGGGGCTCTtcttttgttgattatgtctGAGCAGTCAGCTGATGATAATTTCTTGTTTTACTACCTTTATAGTGATCCTAGTGAAATTGACTGCTCTAATATCTGTACAGAGTCTCATTGGTTTCCATGTTGTTTTCACTAGATAAGTATGTTTTTCATTGATTTTCCTGTCTGCATTTGCATCATCTATGCTGCTTGTAAAACTTatattgataatttattttaagGATCTTGTGCACCTGGCTGACTAATACCATCGAATCCTCACTTCAGGTTTAGCCCTGATCCAGAAACATCCATGGGCTTAGTGCAGCATGAAGGAGGGCCCTGCGGTGTCTTAGCAGCTGTACAAGTAATGCCTTGTTTTCTCAACATTGCAGATAGCTACTTTAATTGTTGCATTTAGGTTTTATAAGTGTCAAATTCATTTTGGGAGATACAAGAATATTGATTTATGAGCTAGTTCTGCTGATAAGTTCTTAGCAAGTATGCCTTTCAAAATCTTCTGTGCGTTTGACTCCTAGAAATCTGAAGCATATCTATTGGGATCCTAATGGCCCAATTTCCTTACGAAAACCATCAACTTTAGGTTGGGTCTTAATTCTGGCATGAACTATTTTTGGTCTCATATAAAAGCATTAACTTAAGGTTGGTCTGAATTCTGATCCAAAccattttttgtctcataaaagagCTCCAACTTTAGGTCTGATCCAAATTATggcctgaaatttttttgtctcataaacaATCACAAACTTCAGGTCTGATGTGTCCTTCCACttgtagggagagagagaaagagagatagagaaatgatTCATTGGATCTTTAGTGGCATCACTGGATGGAAACTTGAGGGTGCCAAATTTAGGTATTGACTGAAAGTTTGTGATATtttatgagggaaaaaaaaagttcaggtcATTATTGGGATACGACTTAAAGTCGGTGCTTTTTTACAAGACAAAAGAGAGTTCGAGACAAAAAAGAGCTCAAGTCAAAATTGGGACCCGACCTAAAGTTGGGGCTTTTCTATGAGAACAataaattgagccaaaaatggGGCCTAACCAAAAATTGGTGCCTTTTAAGGAAATTGAGCCAGATCCTAAGAGTGTTAGTTGTTTCCTCACTTTAGTTACTATGAAGTGTCAATGATACAAAGCTGTTCAAAGGTCTGGAATAATTCTCAGAAAAATTCCTACTTTAACATTCTAGATAAGGAAAACACGGTATGACGTTCCATGTCTGAATGCAGGAGAAATAAAGGCCCGGATCCCGATGTTTTACAGATGGTTTTTCCTTGAATATTAGGACAATGTCAAAGAGGATGTCTTGGATTCATTTAGGAAGTTAAATATCTTGAATGCAGCCTTCATCACTATGATCTATTGGCAGGCAGGCACTACAGCTTATTGTTGAGTTTGCAATACAGCACTCTGCTGGGCCGATGCTGGCACTGAGAGGGCATCGCTCTTTCCTTTGTCCTTACCCCCTATTTTTGCCCTATCACTAGTGATTAATCCCGATAACAAACAGCAATATAACGACAACAAGGATATCAATCCTTTTGTTAGTGAATGCAGTAGGCTACATGTTCAACTTACAATTTGGCAGTTTGACAAAGTTTCAATCTATCCGGCATCCATCATTATATTCTTAAGTTGTAATATTTTATTGACTATTGGTTTTAGTGGTGAATAAATATAATGTATTGGGTTGATACTGGTGATGTGGTGTTGCATGTTGGATGCATTTTGCGATAACTTTTTTGAGATGGTATCTAGGACAGGTTTATGGCTTTGTCAACATGTTAGTGCCTATGTTTCATTGTCTGCTTTTATGATCATGTTGTATTCTTTTACTAATGTTGTTTGCAATAATAAAAGTTTCCTTGTGTAGGCTTTTGTTCTCAagtgtcttcttttctttccggACGATTTGCGTAAAGGGGCATCAACTATTTCGCCAATCCTCGGTCCAAAAGCATCACCTCGAAGACAATTTCAAGGTTCAGATAATTTTTCCTCCCTTTCAGACAGTGAAAAATTGAGGTAATTAATCTATAGAGAGTTAATTGTTTTCTTGGTTGTTGCCTTCCTTTTGATTTGGTTCTGCCTTGACGTGTTGCCTGCTGTTAGTCGAATGCTGTGTCTGCTTCTGTTAGCCATAATTActtactcatttttttttttggttgggttcATTACATCGTCCTCGTCAGGAATCATTTTTggtttgtttgtttgatttttctccacATATGTTATGTATAAACTTATTTCATTGTTCTTTAtccaagaagagaaaagggtGATATGACTATTCATTTAGTTCTCTAAGCTATTGGCTGTCTCTTTTGATTACAGCTCTCTTGTTGCTCATATTTTAGAGTAGATTGATTGGCATATGCATAGAATGccaaaacttttgaaaaattgaagaaattacgAGGAATGCAAGGGCAAGGATCTGCTCCCAAACATAACCTGGACATGTGATAATTGTAAACTAAGTTTGTTGATTAACATGTGATAGTAGCAAAACCTggacatgtatatcaattttctAAATGCTTTTGCTATTACTTGATCAATCTGTTATTCCCTGTCGCAACGCATGCATCCCTTTGTTGGCTAGGGTAAAGATAGGTTTTGGGCATTGATGATGAATAGGTTAAAAGATATCACTCCAAGACTTCCTGTTTCCTAGGTTTACTGTCGTTATGATTTATTGGATGTAGACCATTGGCCTTCAGTACTAGAAATTTCCAAATATTCTCTGACAAGGACTGATTTTGAGTCACTGCAAACCAAATCCTTTTGATTAACTGTACAATTTTGTGAACTTGTTTTACTCTACAAATGAGCTAGGAGAGATAACGGAATAacttcaaatattttctaagcCTTCAGATGGTTAAATGCAGTATGTCGTTGGTTGGAAGGTTGTTTGTATCACagttttgttgttgttttctcTGTTTGATCTGTTTCTATTTGCTGTGCTACTTTGATATGCAACTTGGAATAGACATTGACTGAGATAACTAGCaatatcttttttccttattatcAATGACAGGGCACTGATAAGAAGTATGAGTGAGATTTTATTTCACTGTGGAAGTAATAAAAGGGCTGTTATCGCCACTTTAAGTGTTACTGGTAAAGAACTTGAGGTGCCTGCAGATGGCTCAAAGGATGAGGTAGGCGATAGGTTGGTGTTTCATGTACTTTAAAGGCTGCAATAGTAGGTTTTGATTCTACTGTTTAACTTGCTTTTGGAAgtttcttttcaaattatttatacTAATtgcaattgttttttcttcttaggGTACTATCAAAGCTCTGGAGGGACTTCCGATAGAATCAGCTTCTGATTTGCAGAAAATTCTAAGAGTTGAGACTTATAGTGTGCAAGCTACTGTTTTCCGAAGGCTTGAAGCAACACTTCCCTTTTTTCAAAGTCGAATGGGAGCACTGCTATTTCTTATCTCCGCATTACTTTCTCGGGGACTGGTATGCTATCTCTTCCATCATACTAATTATCCGGCAAGAAATATTCATGTATATTCCCGTTTACTTTGGTTGCTATTCAAATCTCACTATTTCTTTGAGagataaaatatattaacaGTTTTATCTTCATAGATTAAGACACGTATCTGACAGAGCCATGTTTCATTTCCAGTAGCCTTGTTAATAGAATTTGTCGCAAAGCAATGGTACCTCATTAGTCAgaatggtttttcatttttattaattactaTTATTTCTTGCCCAAAAGTCAGAAAACTCAGAAGTGATCAAATAGTTATGTTAGTTGAAACTTCAAATCATGTTGTCTTGTTAGGCCACAGAAAGGATGCTCGGATAATAACCAACAAtctaaaaaaagataagaaatttgATCCACTGGAAAACTAATGTGAAAGGAAATGTAGTTTATgatgaacaaacaaaagaaataatagTGTTGAGGCATTCTTTAATTGCAGGATGCCGTTCAAGCTGACAGAGATGATCCCAGTCTTCCTCTGGTAACTGCACCATTTGGTCATGCATCGCAGGTAACTATCATTGCGTCAAGAATTTATTGTTCCATTTGGTGGTTCAACAGTTACAATGCTTCTGACAAATGCCTTGTGTCTTATTTACTGTGCAAATGCTATATGGTGAagatgtggagaaaattttgatgtAAACTTATGATTGTTTTTTGGCAGGAAATTGTAAACTTGCTACTTTGCGGGCAGGCTGTGCCCAATGTTTTCGATGGAAGGATGGATCTAGGTGGCGGTATGTTTCTAAAGGGTGTATCAACATGCGTGGAAGTTGGGTTTCTGACTCTGTTAGAATCGCTTAACTTTTGCAAGGTTGGTCAGCATTTGAAGTGCCCTAACTGGCCTATATGGGTTGTGGGAAGTGAGTCCCACTACACAGTCCTATTTGCTCTTGATACCATTGTTCAGGAAGAGAATGAACTAGAAGAAAGGGAATCGCAGATTCGGAGGGCTTTTGATGCACAAGATCAGAGTGGAGGAGGTGGTTTTATTGGTGTGGAAGGATTCCATCAAGTATTAAGGGAAACTGACGTCAGGCTTCCTCCTGAAAAAGTTGATCAGCTTTGCAGCTCGGGCTTTATCGTGTGGAGTGAATTTTGGCAGGCCATTTTAGATCTAGACAGCAGTATGGGAGGTCTAAAGGACTCTTCAG from Rhodamnia argentea isolate NSW1041297 chromosome 2, ASM2092103v1, whole genome shotgun sequence encodes the following:
- the LOC115750678 gene encoding ubiquitin carboxyl-terminal hydrolase MINDY-3 isoform X2, with the translated sequence MADHEDEDLKMALRLSMQHSPPEPKRSKPRDAAGASSPEDSRRLQRELMAAAAEKRLLAARSAGASSPTPSPSPSPVSTPNNEKPKPLSRREGQFGVEDGRTGRELSSEEAYQLFSMVFGGDVSKGILAQWSNQGIRFSPDPETSMGLVQHEGGPCGVLAAVQAFVLKCLLFFPDDLRKGASTISPILGPKASPRRQFQGSDNFSSLSDSEKLRALIRSMSEILFHCGSNKRAVIATLSVTGKELEVPADGSKDEGTIKALEGLPIESASDLQKILRVETYSVQATVFRRLEATLPFFQSRMGALLFLISALLSRGLDAVQADRDDPSLPLVTAPFGHASQEIVNLLLCGQAVPNVFDGRMDLGGGMFLKGVSTCVEVGFLTLLESLNFCKVGQHLKCPNWPIWVVGSESHYTVLFALDTIVQEENELEERESQIRRAFDAQDQSGGGGFIGVEGFHQVLRETDVRLPPEKVDQLCSSGFIVWSEFWQAILDLDSSMGGLKDSSGLMGKKVFDLYHFNGIAKSDLNGQANSGSEAPVQRPRLTKLRVSVPPRWTPEEFMAAAPSGSGGDQSSSRDAEVAKPEPPQHAPLVDCIRTRWPRAVCNWVGDPPSIV
- the LOC115750678 gene encoding ubiquitin carboxyl-terminal hydrolase MINDY-3 isoform X1, whose amino-acid sequence is MADHEDEDLKMALRLSMQHSPPEPKRSKPRDAAGASSPEDSRRLQRELMAAAAEKRLLAARSAGASSPTPSPSPSPVSTPNNEKPKPLSRREGQFGVEDGRTGRELSSEEAYQLFSMVFGGDVSKGILAQWSNQGIRFSPDPETSMGLVQHEGGPCGVLAAVQAFVLKCLLFFPDDLRKGASTISPILGPKASPRRQFQGSDNFSSLSDSEKLRALIRSMSEILFHCGSNKRAVIATLSVTGKELEVPADGSKDEGTIKALEGLPIESASDLQKILRVETYSVQATVFRRLEATLPFFQSRMGALLFLISALLSRGLDAVQADRDDPSLPLVTAPFGHASQVTIIASRIYCSIWWFNSYNASDKCLVSYLLCKLMIVFWQEIVNLLLCGQAVPNVFDGRMDLGGGMFLKGVSTCVEVGFLTLLESLNFCKVGQHLKCPNWPIWVVGSESHYTVLFALDTIVQEENELEERESQIRRAFDAQDQSGGGGFIGVEGFHQVLRETDVRLPPEKVDQLCSSGFIVWSEFWQAILDLDSSMGGLKDSSGLMGKKVFDLYHFNGIAKSDLNGQANSGSEAPVQRPRLTKLRVSVPPRWTPEEFMAAAPSGSGGDQSSSRDAEVAKPEPPQHAPLVDCIRTRWPRAVCNWVGDPPSIV